From the Mycoplasmatota bacterium genome, one window contains:
- a CDS encoding IS110 family transposase, which yields MIYVGIDVASKKHDCFITDHNGVVPCDVFTITNDIEGFKKLSKVINDFKELVNDNYVCIGLESTGHYSKNILNYLFDQQFDVYLFNPLLTSMAKKASSVRKTKTDKTDAKAICKFLQGNWKDFQPYTRKLYHAEELKSLTRHRIRLTKEISQTKIQLSNLIDYAFPEYKTVFSNLYINCSLELLKTYSIPSVIKNTRIDALSNLLKKHSKGHHYLTTAKLIKQLAKESIGDDASYYAFEIRLIVEKIQFLNSQLDQYDNYIKEIMDKHFSIILSIPGVGYTTGAILIAGIGDISLFSSEDKLVAFIGAEPSIYQSGEFESSNSKMSKRGSKYMRYAIHHVSNRIIHSDEKFSKYYQKKINEGKHHFVALSHVGKKVIRTIYSILKYNTAYVTKH from the coding sequence ATGATTTATGTAGGTATTGATGTTGCTTCGAAAAAACATGATTGCTTTATTACTGATCACAACGGAGTAGTTCCCTGTGATGTATTTACGATTACTAATGATATTGAGGGTTTTAAAAAACTCTCTAAAGTTATTAATGACTTTAAAGAGTTAGTTAATGATAATTATGTGTGTATAGGATTAGAGTCTACAGGGCATTATTCTAAGAACATACTGAATTATCTTTTTGACCAACAATTTGATGTTTACTTATTTAATCCACTTTTAACCAGTATGGCTAAGAAAGCTTCATCTGTTCGTAAAACTAAAACAGATAAAACCGATGCAAAAGCCATCTGTAAATTTCTACAAGGAAATTGGAAAGACTTCCAACCCTATACAAGAAAATTATACCATGCCGAAGAACTAAAGTCATTAACACGTCACAGAATTAGATTAACTAAAGAGATTTCTCAAACTAAAATTCAATTATCTAATCTAATTGACTATGCTTTTCCAGAATATAAAACTGTATTTAGTAACTTATATATAAATTGTTCATTAGAATTATTAAAAACCTACTCTATTCCTTCTGTAATCAAAAACACACGTATAGATGCGTTATCTAATCTTCTTAAAAAGCATTCTAAGGGCCATCACTATTTAACCACTGCGAAATTAATTAAACAATTAGCGAAAGAATCTATTGGCGATGATGCTTCATATTATGCTTTTGAAATCCGATTAATTGTTGAGAAAATTCAGTTTTTAAATTCACAACTAGATCAATACGATAACTACATAAAAGAAATAATGGATAAACACTTTTCTATAATTCTTTCTATTCCTGGCGTTGGATATACAACAGGAGCAATATTAATTGCCGGTATTGGCGATATTTCATTATTTTCTAGTGAAGATAAACTAGTTGCTTTTATTGGTGCTGAACCATCTATTTATCAATCTGGTGAATTTGAATCTAGTAATTCGAAAATGTCAAAACGAGGCTCAAAATACATGCGTTATGCAATACATCATGTATCTAATAGAATCATTCATTCAGATGAAAAATTCTCTAAATATTATCAAAAAAAGATTAATGAAGGTAAACACCATTTTGTTGCATTAAGCCATGTAGGAAAGAAAGTTATAAGAACCATATATTCTATATTGAAATATAATACAGCTTATGTAACTAAACATTAA
- a CDS encoding heavy metal translocating P-type ATPase — translation MKKKIITITDMTCASCARAVERSVNKLEGVNNANVNFATEKLSIEFDENQANLDLIKNVVKKAGYGVVEEKENQEKEVMIPISGMTCASCALAVERALKKMNGINEVSVNFASEKAKVIYDPSITRMSQLKNTISKAGYQPLDVEDNDVDDEKNRREKEMKILWTKFIVSIVFAIPLLYIAMGHMLKLPIPSFLHPDNYPLNFAVVQLLLVIPIMLAGYKFYTVGYSKLFRFDPNMDSLVAVGTSAAFVYSLFSVSQIYQGNNEFAYSLYFETTGVIIALILLGKYLESVSKGKTSEAIKKLMNLAPKTAIVIQDGKEIIIPVDEVETNDLILVKPGEKIPVDGIVVSGHTSVDESMLTGESIPVEKTIDHKVIGASLNKNGLITIKATKVGKDSALAQIIKLVEDAQGSKAPIAKMADIIAGYFVPIVMIIALVSGLLWFISGESVVFSLTIFIAVLVIACPCALGLATPTAIMVGTGKGAEYGVLIKSGEALEITHQIKTVVLDKTGTITEGKPKVTDIIVTSGINENELLQLAASSEKGSEHPLGEAIVNKAIEEKLTFLKVNQFEAIPGHGIEVTIDGKTVILGNAKLMNDKNIEITLYKDSERLAEAGKTPMFIAIDHKLVGIIAVADIVKENSKKAVNQLHSMGIKVVMITGDNKKTAQAIAREVGIDRVLAEVLPEDKAYEVKKLQQEGLKVAMVGDGINDAPALAQADIGIAIGSGTDVAMESADIVLMRSDLMDVPTIFDLSKKTIRNIKQNLFWAFGYNTLGIPIAAGLLHLFGGPLLNPMIAAFAMAFSSVSVVTNALRLKKFKPFK, via the coding sequence ATGAAAAAGAAGATAATTACCATAACAGATATGACTTGTGCAAGTTGCGCTAGGGCAGTTGAACGAAGTGTCAATAAACTAGAAGGAGTAAATAACGCAAATGTCAATTTCGCCACTGAAAAATTATCAATTGAATTTGATGAAAATCAAGCAAATCTTGATTTAATTAAAAATGTGGTAAAAAAAGCAGGTTATGGAGTTGTAGAAGAAAAAGAGAATCAAGAAAAAGAAGTGATGATTCCGATATCAGGAATGACTTGCGCAAGTTGTGCACTTGCTGTTGAACGTGCACTAAAAAAAATGAATGGAATAAATGAAGTAAGTGTTAATTTTGCTTCTGAAAAAGCAAAAGTTATTTATGACCCATCCATAACACGGATGTCACAACTAAAAAATACGATTTCTAAAGCTGGATATCAGCCATTAGATGTTGAAGATAATGATGTTGATGATGAAAAAAACCGTCGAGAAAAGGAAATGAAAATATTATGGACAAAGTTTATTGTATCTATTGTATTTGCGATTCCATTACTCTATATCGCTATGGGTCATATGTTAAAGTTACCCATACCAAGTTTTCTACATCCAGATAACTATCCACTAAATTTTGCAGTTGTGCAATTACTTTTAGTGATTCCAATTATGCTAGCTGGGTATAAATTTTATACCGTTGGTTATTCGAAATTATTTCGTTTTGATCCGAATATGGATTCTTTAGTTGCTGTTGGAACATCAGCAGCATTTGTTTATAGTTTATTTTCAGTGAGTCAAATCTATCAGGGGAATAATGAATTTGCTTATAGTCTATATTTTGAAACAACCGGTGTAATCATAGCTTTAATCTTATTAGGAAAGTATTTAGAGTCTGTTTCAAAAGGGAAAACATCTGAAGCTATTAAGAAATTAATGAATTTAGCGCCCAAAACTGCGATTGTAATTCAGGATGGAAAAGAAATAATAATTCCTGTTGATGAAGTTGAGACAAATGATCTTATTCTTGTAAAACCTGGTGAAAAAATACCGGTTGATGGTATTGTTGTTTCTGGACATACATCAGTTGATGAATCAATGTTAACAGGTGAAAGTATTCCAGTAGAAAAAACGATTGATCATAAAGTTATAGGAGCAAGCCTAAATAAAAATGGATTGATAACTATTAAAGCCACGAAAGTAGGGAAAGATTCAGCGCTTGCACAAATTATTAAATTAGTTGAAGATGCTCAAGGGTCGAAAGCACCAATCGCTAAAATGGCAGATATTATTGCGGGATATTTTGTTCCCATTGTCATGATTATTGCGTTAGTATCTGGACTTTTATGGTTTATTTCTGGTGAATCTGTAGTATTTTCACTTACGATATTTATTGCTGTTTTAGTTATAGCTTGTCCTTGTGCTTTAGGACTAGCAACACCAACTGCTATTATGGTTGGTACAGGAAAAGGGGCAGAATATGGTGTTTTAATTAAAAGTGGTGAAGCATTAGAAATTACACACCAAATTAAAACCGTTGTTTTAGACAAAACTGGTACCATTACAGAAGGAAAACCGAAAGTAACAGACATAATCGTAACAAGTGGTATTAATGAAAATGAATTACTACAACTCGCTGCATCAAGTGAAAAAGGATCCGAACACCCCTTAGGTGAAGCAATTGTCAATAAAGCTATAGAAGAGAAATTAACATTTCTCAAGGTAAACCAATTTGAAGCAATTCCTGGCCATGGAATAGAAGTTACAATAGATGGTAAAACAGTTATTTTAGGGAATGCTAAATTAATGAATGATAAAAATATTGAAATTACATTATATAAAGATTCTGAACGTTTAGCTGAAGCAGGTAAAACACCGATGTTTATTGCGATAGATCATAAACTAGTAGGAATTATCGCAGTTGCTGATATCGTAAAAGAAAATAGTAAAAAAGCGGTCAACCAACTACATAGTATGGGTATTAAAGTAGTTATGATTACCGGTGATAATAAAAAAACTGCACAAGCGATTGCTAGAGAAGTAGGAATCGACCGTGTACTCGCAGAAGTATTGCCAGAGGATAAAGCATATGAAGTAAAAAAACTGCAACAAGAAGGCTTAAAAGTCGCTATGGTAGGGGATGGTATTAATGATGCACCAGCTTTAGCACAAGCAGATATTGGTATTGCGATTGGTTCTGGTACTGATGTTGCGATGGAATCAGCAGATATTGTCTTAATGCGTAGTGATTTAATGGATGTTCCTACAATATTTGATTTAAGTAAAAAAACGATTCGAAATATTAAACAAAATTTATTTTGGGCGTTTGGTTATAATACTTTAGGAATTCCCATTGCTGCTGGATTACTACATCTATTTGGTGGTCCATTACTCAATCCGATGATTGCTGCTTTTGCAATGGCCTTTAGTTCTGTATCCGTTGTGACAAATGCTTTAAGATTAAAAAAATTCAAACCATTTAAATAG
- a CDS encoding cation transporter codes for MKKKLIIEGMTCKHCVMHVKNALMEVDGVIQVDVSLEEKQAVVETNEGVSDSQLKNAVTETGYKVLEVL; via the coding sequence ATGAAAAAAAAATTAATAATTGAAGGAATGACTTGTAAACATTGTGTAATGCATGTAAAAAATGCCTTGATGGAAGTAGATGGTGTCATTCAAGTGGACGTTAGTTTAGAAGAAAAACAAGCAGTTGTAGAAACAAATGAAGGTGTATCAGATAGTCAATTAAAAAATGCTGTCACAGAAACAGGTTATAAAGTTCTTGAAGTTTTATAA